One Streptomyces sp. ML-6 genomic region harbors:
- a CDS encoding helix-turn-helix transcriptional regulator, with amino-acid sequence MADNIRKYRRTSGLSQEGLAESADLSLSTVRKVEQGGDVRVETLHALARALGVSTSALFATEAPRSVVGPQDDANRQYLVELRRALMPPLGLAAPLAADPVEPGGLDATRRKVRDARALYDQDRYSSVAKLLPPLLRGSEAAANVLDGEEQQHAVIARCQVLLMTGQFLTQVRQYDLAYYALAEAIRLARENGQTLTAATGVVGMCWLLLRQDRFDECERLAAQTAAEIEPRLSSVSATHLAVWGELWLRVAASSVRNNRPDAATEARRMAATAASAMGREDMGFPDHWGGFGPATVEMKAIEDLSLAGDARGVLRRADEGPVSARGLRNLGGVTSNNWNRHRLDVAKAHVASGEHQDAMGELMQIKQRAEGWVTHQPMARYVMADILKTRKRTLTEEMRSMAAHLGVAG; translated from the coding sequence TTGGCAGACAACATCCGGAAGTACCGGCGCACGTCCGGACTGAGCCAGGAAGGGCTGGCCGAGTCGGCGGACCTTTCGCTGAGTACCGTTCGCAAGGTCGAACAAGGCGGGGATGTGCGAGTCGAGACCTTGCACGCCCTCGCCCGTGCGCTGGGGGTCAGTACATCGGCGTTGTTCGCCACCGAGGCTCCGCGATCCGTGGTCGGCCCCCAGGACGACGCCAACCGGCAGTATCTCGTCGAGTTGCGACGCGCGCTGATGCCGCCCCTCGGGCTTGCCGCCCCTCTCGCCGCCGACCCGGTGGAACCTGGGGGGCTGGACGCGACCCGTCGGAAGGTTCGGGACGCTCGGGCCCTGTACGACCAGGACCGCTATTCGTCCGTGGCAAAGTTGCTTCCCCCGCTCTTGCGCGGCTCTGAGGCCGCTGCAAACGTCCTGGATGGCGAGGAGCAGCAGCACGCGGTAATCGCCCGCTGCCAAGTGCTGCTGATGACAGGCCAGTTCCTCACGCAGGTGCGGCAGTACGACCTGGCTTACTACGCGCTGGCAGAGGCGATCCGCCTTGCCAGAGAGAACGGGCAGACCCTCACGGCGGCAACCGGTGTCGTCGGCATGTGCTGGTTGCTGCTGCGGCAAGACCGCTTCGACGAATGTGAGCGGCTTGCAGCGCAGACCGCCGCAGAGATTGAACCTCGGCTGTCTTCGGTGTCCGCCACTCACCTGGCCGTATGGGGCGAGCTGTGGCTCAGGGTGGCCGCGTCCAGCGTGCGCAACAATCGCCCGGATGCAGCCACTGAGGCTCGGCGGATGGCAGCGACGGCAGCGAGCGCCATGGGGCGTGAGGACATGGGCTTTCCCGACCACTGGGGCGGGTTCGGGCCGGCAACGGTCGAAATGAAGGCGATCGAAGACCTGTCGTTGGCCGGGGATGCGCGCGGGGTCCTGCGGCGCGCCGATGAGGGCCCCGTGAGCGCTCGCGGTTTGCGCAACCTCGGCGGAGTCACCTCGAACAACTGGAACCGTCACCGCCTGGACGTGGCCAAGGCTCATGTCGCATCCGGTGAACACCAGGACGCCATGGGCGAGTTGATGCAGATCAAGCAGCGCGCAGAGGGCTGGGTCACTCATCAGCCCATGGCGCGCTACGTCATGGCCGACATTCTCAAGACCCGTAAGCGCACGCTGACCGAAGAGATGCGGAGCATGGCGGCACACCTCGGGGTCGCCGGCTGA
- a CDS encoding adenosylhomocysteinase — protein sequence METIERARLDAFFGKVTAIFAPSERPSSLLITHLLPERPSFVDAVGRVTQLRAVLPKPKSIHASARREIEKAHPCDELSRELFSDPDTAVSYLEKRAAGEQLVLLDVGGYFAPSLDAICERFSGTVLGVVEDTENGHRRYTERDKLPCPMISVARSPLKEPEDFLVGQSVVFSTEALLRQRNDILHGRPALVIGFGRLGSSIARLLHVKGVRVIVHDVDPVRRAQAMSQGFEVARDRDRAISAAGLVLCATGRLSLRGEDFPQLKNGAYVATVTSSEDELELSGLPSGYTRDNAGEHVTCYSTRGHYFYLLNGGEAVNFIHGASVGPFIALVQGELLAGAAKLTRGDLDSAVHEVSTADREAIAAAWLHYYNR from the coding sequence ATGGAAACCATCGAGCGCGCGAGACTTGACGCGTTCTTCGGCAAGGTCACCGCGATATTCGCCCCGAGCGAGCGTCCGTCCTCGCTGCTGATCACCCATCTCTTGCCCGAACGTCCCTCGTTCGTCGACGCCGTGGGCAGGGTGACGCAGCTCCGCGCGGTGCTGCCCAAGCCCAAGTCCATCCACGCGAGCGCCCGCCGCGAGATCGAAAAGGCGCACCCGTGCGACGAGCTGTCCCGGGAGCTGTTCAGCGACCCCGACACGGCCGTGAGCTACCTGGAGAAAAGAGCAGCCGGCGAACAGCTCGTCCTACTTGATGTGGGCGGCTACTTCGCCCCCTCGCTGGACGCGATCTGTGAGCGGTTCTCGGGAACCGTCCTCGGCGTGGTCGAGGACACCGAGAACGGGCACCGCCGCTACACCGAGCGGGACAAGCTTCCGTGCCCCATGATCAGCGTGGCTCGCTCGCCACTCAAGGAACCGGAAGACTTCCTGGTCGGACAGTCCGTCGTGTTCTCCACGGAAGCGTTGCTGCGGCAGCGGAACGACATCCTGCACGGGCGTCCCGCCTTGGTGATCGGCTTCGGCAGGCTGGGAAGCTCGATTGCCCGCCTGCTGCACGTCAAGGGCGTTCGTGTCATCGTCCACGACGTGGACCCCGTGCGGCGAGCACAGGCTATGTCGCAGGGGTTCGAGGTGGCCCGAGACCGCGACCGGGCCATTTCGGCGGCGGGTCTCGTGCTGTGCGCGACCGGTCGACTGTCACTGCGTGGCGAGGACTTCCCTCAGCTCAAGAACGGCGCCTATGTCGCCACCGTGACCAGTTCGGAAGACGAGTTGGAGTTGAGCGGGCTCCCCTCGGGTTACACCCGTGACAACGCCGGCGAGCACGTGACCTGCTACAGCACGCGGGGACACTATTTCTATCTGCTGAACGGGGGCGAGGCGGTCAACTTCATCCACGGGGCGAGCGTTGGACCGTTCATCGCGCTCGTTCAGGGCGAACTCTTGGCAGGCGCCGCCAAACTCACCCGTGGGGACCTGGACAGCGCTGTGCACGAGGTGTCCACCGCCGACCGGGAAGCCATCGCGGCTGCCTGGCTCCACTACTACAACAGGTGA
- a CDS encoding helix-turn-helix domain-containing protein encodes MVSARRDAAHRRRVRVPQSLEKVAEEAKRIIRPGESVDVTIRKRGPYRMLATDPMEDVFENQTEPMHVVVSLGFITRFPRYNLPSLSKDLFWTIVGLLAEKDEHGQYVHINRHGEIAVTQDQLARMLGVKRPTVNAAIGHLMARNFLWKTRRGKYQLHPLLLYFGSATRQDEAIGYAKAHFEDKRLPVVPEPGAVIAHEITPDGVADILA; translated from the coding sequence ATGGTCAGCGCACGCCGGGACGCAGCACACCGACGTCGGGTACGGGTGCCCCAGAGCCTTGAGAAGGTCGCAGAAGAGGCCAAGAGGATCATCCGTCCCGGTGAGAGCGTGGACGTCACCATCAGGAAGAGGGGTCCGTACAGAATGTTGGCGACTGATCCCATGGAAGACGTGTTCGAGAACCAGACCGAGCCCATGCATGTCGTGGTCTCGTTGGGCTTCATCACCCGATTCCCCAGGTACAACCTGCCCAGCCTCTCCAAAGACCTGTTCTGGACGATCGTCGGGCTGCTGGCCGAGAAGGACGAGCACGGCCAGTATGTCCACATCAACCGCCATGGCGAGATCGCGGTCACCCAGGATCAGCTGGCCCGGATGCTCGGCGTCAAGAGGCCCACGGTCAACGCGGCCATAGGGCACCTGATGGCCCGGAACTTCCTGTGGAAGACCAGGCGGGGCAAGTACCAACTCCACCCGCTCCTGCTGTACTTCGGCAGCGCCACCCGGCAGGACGAGGCGATCGGTTACGCCAAGGCTCACTTCGAGGACAAGAGGCTCCCCGTCGTGCCCGAACCCGGAGCAGTGATCGCGCATGAGATCACCCCGGACGGTGTCGCCGACATCCTTGCTTGA
- a CDS encoding GNAT family protein, with product MRGENIRFTVYDLADGTPVPAGVTTLLPDHGVRTAEFVIMLAPEARGRGLGHGATRLTLDYAFHVTNLRMVWLKVLAPNAAGINAYAKAGFRRAGTLRQAGYWLGRVCDEIVMDAVASEFGGPSVVKSLFTP from the coding sequence TTGCGCGGTGAGAACATCCGGTTCACGGTCTACGACCTGGCGGACGGCACTCCGGTACCGGCCGGAGTGACCACACTGCTCCCGGACCACGGTGTGCGGACCGCCGAATTCGTCATCATGCTCGCCCCCGAGGCACGCGGGCGGGGGCTGGGCCACGGAGCCACCCGGCTCACTCTCGACTACGCCTTTCATGTGACGAACCTGCGCATGGTGTGGCTCAAGGTCCTCGCCCCCAACGCTGCGGGGATCAACGCCTACGCGAAGGCGGGGTTCCGGAGGGCCGGGACACTGCGCCAGGCCGGGTACTGGCTCGGCCGGGTCTGCGACGAGATCGTCATGGACGCGGTCGCGTCGGAGTTCGGCGGCCCGTCCGTCGTGAAGAGCCTGTTCACGCCGTGA
- the smpB gene encoding SsrA-binding protein SmpB, protein MAKEKDTGRKLIAQNKKARHDYHILDTYECGLVLMGTEVKSLRLGRASLVDGFVQIDGGEAWLHNVHVPEYVQGTWTNHSAKRKRKLLMHRAEIDKLESKAGETGHTIVPLALYFKGSRVKVEIALAKGKKEYDKRQTLREKQDLRETNRAISAARRRQRSA, encoded by the coding sequence ATGGCTAAGGAAAAGGACACGGGGCGCAAGCTCATCGCGCAGAACAAGAAGGCGCGGCACGACTACCACATCCTCGACACCTACGAGTGCGGCCTCGTACTCATGGGCACCGAGGTCAAGTCGCTGCGGCTGGGCCGGGCCTCCCTGGTGGACGGCTTCGTCCAGATCGACGGCGGAGAGGCGTGGCTGCACAACGTCCACGTCCCCGAGTACGTGCAGGGGACCTGGACCAACCACTCCGCCAAGCGCAAGCGCAAGCTGCTGATGCACCGGGCGGAGATCGACAAGCTGGAGTCGAAGGCGGGCGAGACGGGCCACACGATCGTGCCGCTCGCGCTGTACTTCAAGGGCAGCCGGGTCAAGGTCGAGATCGCGCTCGCCAAGGGCAAGAAGGAGTACGACAAGCGGCAGACCCTGCGCGAGAAGCAGGACCTGCGCGAGACCAACCGCGCGATCTCGGCGGCCCGCCGGCGCCAGCGCAGCGCCTGA
- a CDS encoding S41 family peptidase has translation MSDPEQCSGPRGVRRGAALTLVFVSVLATGVVTGSLPRGGPKSSEIATRSVASVVDGDEVAAAAARAEAEGKSGKEAAEEVVSRSGDRWGAVYDERQYEEFEQALDGAYTGVGLSARRSADGRVEVARVQSGGPADLAGIRSGDLLRTIDGRSVDRRPVAEVVALLRGDREDAAEGSTVVLGIERGTALRTETLRRARLSTEPVTVRRIGPERPGPSSAVMIEVDSFTRGSGTKVRDAVQDAPTGAGVLLDLRGNSGGLVTEAVTAASAFLDGGLVATYDVRGEQRALYAQPGGDTDRPLVVLVDGGTMSAAELLTGALQDRGRAVTVGSRTFGKGSVQMPSKLPDGSVAELTVGHYRTPAGRSVEERGITPDLTVDSRAERRAETVLSGLGGGS, from the coding sequence ATGTCCGACCCCGAGCAGTGTTCCGGGCCCCGCGGTGTGCGCCGCGGGGCGGCCCTGACATTGGTCTTCGTGAGCGTGCTGGCCACCGGGGTGGTCACCGGCTCGCTGCCGCGCGGCGGCCCCAAGTCCTCGGAGATAGCCACCCGTTCCGTCGCCTCCGTGGTCGACGGCGACGAGGTGGCCGCCGCCGCGGCCCGCGCCGAGGCGGAGGGCAAGTCCGGCAAGGAGGCGGCCGAGGAGGTCGTCAGCCGCAGCGGCGACCGCTGGGGCGCGGTCTACGACGAGCGGCAGTACGAGGAGTTCGAGCAGGCCCTGGACGGCGCGTACACCGGCGTCGGGCTTTCTGCGCGACGCTCCGCCGACGGCCGGGTCGAGGTGGCCCGGGTGCAGTCCGGCGGCCCCGCCGACCTGGCCGGCATCCGGTCCGGCGACCTGCTGCGCACGATCGACGGCCGCAGCGTCGACCGGCGCCCCGTCGCCGAGGTCGTCGCCCTGCTGCGCGGGGACCGCGAGGACGCCGCCGAGGGCAGCACCGTCGTCCTGGGGATCGAACGCGGCACCGCCCTGCGGACCGAGACGCTGCGCCGGGCCAGGCTCAGCACCGAGCCCGTCACCGTGCGACGGATCGGCCCGGAGCGCCCGGGCCCCTCCTCGGCCGTGATGATCGAGGTCGACTCGTTCACCAGGGGCTCGGGCACCAAGGTCCGCGACGCGGTCCAGGACGCCCCGACGGGCGCCGGCGTCCTCCTCGACCTGCGGGGCAACTCCGGCGGACTGGTCACCGAGGCCGTCACCGCCGCCTCGGCCTTCCTGGACGGCGGCCTGGTCGCCACGTACGACGTGCGCGGCGAGCAGCGCGCCCTCTACGCGCAGCCGGGCGGCGACACGGACCGGCCCCTCGTCGTCCTGGTCGACGGCGGCACGATGAGCGCCGCCGAGCTGCTGACCGGCGCCCTCCAGGACCGGGGCCGCGCCGTCACGGTCGGCTCGCGCACCTTCGGCAAGGGCTCGGTCCAGATGCCCAGCAAGCTCCCGGACGGTTCGGTCGCCGAGCTGACCGTCGGCCACTACCGCACCCCGGCGGGGCGCAGCGTCGAGGAACGCGGCATCACCCCCGACCTCACGGTCGACTCCCGGGCCGAGCGGCGGGCCGAGACGGTATTGAGTGGCCTCGGGGGTGGGTCGTAG
- the ftsX gene encoding permease-like cell division protein FtsX, with protein sequence MRAQFVLSEIGVGLRRNLTMTFAVVVSVALSLALFGGALLMREQVSTMKDYWYDKVNVSIFLCSKSDVTSTPKCASGAVTAQQKKDIETDLDKMDVVDTVTYESADEAYKHYQDQFGDSPMASNITPDQMQESFRVKLHDPKKYKVVATAFAGRDGVQSVQDQRGLLDNLFELMNGMNMAALFVMALMLVIALMLIVNTVRVSAFSRRRETGIMRLVGASGFYIQMPFIMEAAFAGLIGGVLACVMLLAGRYFLIDGGLELQSKLNLIDFIGWDAVFTKLPLVLAIGLLMPAVAALFALRKYLKV encoded by the coding sequence ATGCGCGCCCAGTTCGTCCTGTCGGAGATCGGCGTCGGCCTCCGTCGCAACCTCACGATGACCTTCGCCGTCGTCGTCTCCGTCGCCCTCTCGCTCGCCCTGTTCGGCGGCGCGCTGCTCATGCGCGAGCAGGTCAGCACGATGAAGGACTACTGGTACGACAAGGTCAACGTCTCGATCTTCCTCTGCAGCAAGAGCGATGTGACCTCGACGCCCAAGTGCGCGTCCGGGGCCGTCACCGCCCAGCAGAAGAAGGACATCGAGACCGATCTCGACAAGATGGACGTCGTCGACACGGTCACCTACGAGTCGGCCGACGAGGCGTACAAGCACTACCAGGACCAGTTCGGCGACTCGCCCATGGCGAGCAACATCACGCCGGACCAGATGCAGGAGTCGTTCCGGGTCAAGCTCCACGACCCGAAGAAGTACAAGGTCGTCGCCACCGCCTTCGCCGGCCGTGACGGGGTGCAGTCAGTCCAGGACCAGAGAGGCCTCCTGGACAACCTCTTCGAGCTGATGAACGGCATGAACATGGCCGCGCTCTTCGTGATGGCGCTGATGCTGGTCATCGCGTTGATGCTGATCGTGAACACCGTCCGGGTGTCCGCGTTCAGCCGGCGGCGCGAGACCGGGATCATGCGGCTCGTCGGGGCCTCCGGCTTCTACATCCAGATGCCGTTCATCATGGAGGCCGCGTTCGCCGGTCTCATCGGCGGCGTGCTGGCCTGCGTGATGCTGCTGGCCGGCCGGTACTTCCTGATCGACGGCGGCCTGGAACTCCAGAGCAAGCTGAACCTGATCGACTTCATCGGCTGGGACGCGGTGTTCACCAAGCTGCCCCTGGTCCTGGCGATCGGCCTGCTGATGCCCGCCGTTGCCGCGCTCTTCGCGCTCCGCAAGTACCTCAAGGTGTGA
- the ftsE gene encoding cell division ATP-binding protein FtsE, producing the protein MIRFDNVSKTYPKQSRPALRDVSLDIEKGEFVFLVGSSGSGKSTFMRLILREERASQGAVHVLGKDLSRLSNWKVPHMRRQLGTVFQDFRLLPNKTVAENVAFAQEVIGKPRGEIRKAVPQVLDLVGLGGKEDRMPGELSGGEQQRVAIARAFVNRPMLLIADEPTGNLDPQTSVGIMKLLDRINRTGTTVIMATHDQNIVDQMRKRVIELEKGRLVRDQARGVYGYQH; encoded by the coding sequence GTGATCCGATTCGACAACGTCTCCAAGACCTACCCGAAGCAGAGCCGCCCCGCTCTACGGGATGTGTCCCTCGATATCGAGAAGGGCGAGTTCGTCTTCCTGGTGGGCTCGTCCGGCTCCGGCAAGTCCACCTTCATGCGGCTCATCCTCCGTGAGGAACGCGCCAGTCAGGGCGCGGTCCACGTCCTGGGCAAGGACCTCTCACGCCTGTCCAACTGGAAGGTGCCGCACATGCGCCGCCAGCTGGGCACGGTGTTCCAGGACTTCAGGCTCCTGCCCAACAAGACCGTCGCGGAGAACGTGGCGTTCGCCCAGGAGGTCATCGGCAAGCCGCGCGGCGAGATCCGCAAGGCCGTGCCCCAGGTCCTCGACCTGGTCGGCCTCGGCGGCAAGGAGGACCGGATGCCCGGCGAGCTCTCCGGTGGTGAGCAGCAGCGCGTGGCGATCGCGCGGGCGTTCGTGAACCGCCCCATGCTGCTGATCGCGGACGAGCCGACCGGCAACCTCGACCCGCAGACCTCCGTCGGCATCATGAAGCTGCTGGACCGGATCAACCGGACCGGCACCACCGTGATCATGGCGACCCACGACCAGAACATCGTCGACCAGATGCGCAAGCGCGTCATCGAGCTGGAGAAGGGCCGTCTCGTACGCGACCAGGCGCGCGGCGTCTACGGCTACCAGCACTGA
- a CDS encoding LPXTG cell wall anchor domain-containing protein: MTKKTRVRVARIAAGAVIAAGASLTAAGVASAVGVDVAGLSVQAEVNGDEGEGGECSPLDPRCGEGDGGGDAAGGGDAAGGGDAAGGGDAAGGGDAAGGGDAAGGGDAAGGGDAAGGGDAAGGGDAAGGGDAAGGGDAAGGGDGGNGNNGGNGNGGNQAGGNGNGGNQAGGNGNNGGTGNNGGNGNGGNQAGGSGNGGGDNGGTSNGGGDNGGTSNGGGDNGGTSNGGGDNGGTTGSGSSGSTSGGGDTGGCTVDLDGATCEDNTTPDSAGNQPVEQSKGKDELAETGAAETTFLLVGAATMIAGGIGFRILPRLVNGRAAV, translated from the coding sequence ATGACGAAGAAGACGCGTGTACGCGTCGCGCGGATAGCCGCAGGTGCGGTGATCGCCGCAGGTGCCTCGCTCACCGCTGCCGGTGTGGCTTCGGCCGTCGGCGTCGACGTCGCCGGCCTGTCGGTCCAGGCCGAGGTGAACGGCGACGAGGGCGAGGGCGGCGAGTGCAGCCCGCTCGACCCGCGCTGTGGCGAGGGGGATGGCGGTGGTGACGCCGCTGGTGGCGGTGACGCGGCCGGTGGTGGCGACGCGGCCGGTGGCGGTGACGCGGCCGGTGGTGGTGACGCCGCTGGTGGTGGCGACGCGGCCGGTGGCGGTGACGCGGCCGGTGGTGGCGACGCGGCTGGCGGTGGCGACGCGGCCGGTGGCGGTGACGCGGCTGGTGGCGGTGACGCCGCTGGTGGTGGCGACGCGGCCGGTGGCGGCGACGGCGGCAACGGCAACAACGGTGGCAACGGCAATGGTGGCAACCAGGCCGGTGGCAACGGCAATGGTGGCAACCAGGCCGGCGGCAACGGCAACAACGGCGGTACCGGCAACAACGGTGGCAACGGCAACGGTGGCAACCAGGCCGGCGGCAGCGGCAACGGCGGTGGCGACAACGGCGGCACCAGCAACGGCGGTGGCGACAACGGCGGCACCAGCAACGGTGGCGGCGACAACGGCGGCACCAGCAACGGTGGCGGCGACAACGGCGGCACCACCGGCAGCGGCTCCTCCGGCTCCACCTCCGGCGGCGGCGACACCGGCGGCTGCACCGTCGACCTCGACGGCGCCACCTGCGAGGACAACACCACCCCCGACTCGGCCGGCAACCAGCCGGTCGAGCAGAGCAAGGGCAAGGACGAGCTCGCCGAGACCGGTGCGGCCGAGACCACGTTCCTGCTCGTCGGCGCCGCGACGATGATCGCCGGAGGCATCGGCTTCCGCATCCTCCCGCGCCTGGTGAACGGCCGCGCGGCCGTCTGA
- the prfB gene encoding peptide chain release factor 2: MAVVDISEELKSLSSTMASIEAVLDLDALRADIAALEEQAAAPSLWDDPEAAQKITSKLSHLQAEVRKTEALRGRIDDLEVLFELAQDEGDADALSEAEAELESVRKALDEMEVRTLLSGEYDSREALVNIRAEAGGVDAADFAEKLQRMYLRWAEQRGYKTEVYETSYAEEAGIKSTTFAVQAPYAYGTLSVEQGTHRLVRISPFDNQGRRQTSFAGVEVLPVVEQTDHIEIDESELRVDVYRSSGPGGQGVNTTDSAVRLTHLPTGIVVSCQNERSQIQNKASAMNVLQAKLLERRRQEEQAKMDALKGDGGNSWGNQMRSYVLHPYQMVKDLRTEFEIGNPEAVFNGEIDGFLEAGIRWRKQREK; encoded by the coding sequence GTGGCAGTCGTCGATATTTCCGAAGAGCTGAAGTCCCTCTCCTCGACCATGGCGTCGATCGAGGCCGTCCTGGACCTGGATGCGCTGAGGGCGGACATCGCCGCGCTCGAGGAGCAGGCGGCAGCGCCCTCCCTCTGGGACGACCCGGAGGCGGCGCAGAAGATCACCAGCAAGCTTTCGCACCTCCAGGCCGAGGTCCGCAAGACCGAGGCGCTCCGCGGCCGGATCGACGATCTCGAAGTCCTCTTCGAGCTCGCGCAGGACGAGGGCGACGCCGACGCCCTGTCCGAGGCCGAGGCGGAGCTGGAGTCCGTCCGCAAGGCGCTGGACGAGATGGAGGTCCGTACCCTCCTGTCCGGCGAGTACGACTCGCGCGAGGCCCTGGTCAACATCAGGGCCGAGGCCGGTGGCGTGGACGCCGCAGACTTCGCCGAGAAGCTCCAGCGCATGTACCTGCGCTGGGCCGAGCAGCGCGGCTACAAGACCGAGGTCTACGAGACGTCGTACGCGGAGGAGGCCGGCATCAAGTCGACCACCTTCGCCGTCCAGGCCCCGTACGCCTACGGCACGCTCTCCGTCGAGCAGGGCACGCACCGGCTCGTCCGGATCTCGCCCTTCGACAACCAGGGCCGCCGCCAGACGTCCTTCGCGGGCGTCGAGGTGCTGCCGGTGGTCGAGCAGACCGACCACATCGAGATTGACGAGTCCGAGCTGCGCGTCGACGTGTACCGCTCCTCGGGCCCCGGCGGCCAGGGCGTCAACACCACGGACTCCGCGGTCCGCCTGACCCACCTCCCGACCGGCATCGTCGTCTCCTGCCAGAACGAGCGCTCGCAGATCCAGAACAAGGCGTCCGCGATGAACGTCCTCCAGGCGAAGCTCCTCGAGCGCCGCCGCCAGGAGGAGCAGGCCAAGATGGACGCCCTCAAGGGCGACGGCGGCAACTCCTGGGGCAACCAGATGCGGTCGTACGTCCTGCACCCGTACCAGATGGTCAAGGACCTGCGCACGGAGTTCGAGATCGGCAACCCCGAGGCGGTCTTCAACGGCGAGATCGACGGCTTCCTCGAAGCGGGCATCCGCTGGCGCAAGCAGCGCGAGAAGTAG
- a CDS encoding serine/threonine-protein kinase, giving the protein MARNIGSRYTAHQILGRGSAGTVWLGDGPEGPVAIKLLREDLASDQELVGRFVQERTALLGLDHPHVVAVRDLVVDGNDLALVMDLVRGTDLRTRLDRDRRLAPEAAVAIIADVADGLAAAHAAGIVHRDVKPENILLDMEGPLGPGNSHPALLTDFGVAKLIDTPRRTKATKIIGTPDYLAPEIVEGLPPRAAVDIYALATVLYELLAGFTPFGGGHPGAVLRRHVTEAVVPLPGIPEELWQLLVQCLAKAPASRLRASELAARLREQLPQLAGIPPLDVDEPGTEEPEPRTYDEQQYTPAPEEPRRRGAVPLVPGSSADSNRDTHTSMRVPGPDELSGGPRGTARAPRSPGTPRPGSARNRSAAVRKRRLTLVAAALVLVAAVGGWLALGGDDGGAPPQETEKSAPAEP; this is encoded by the coding sequence TTGGCACGGAATATCGGCAGCCGGTACACCGCCCACCAGATCCTGGGGCGCGGCAGCGCCGGCACGGTGTGGCTCGGCGACGGGCCCGAGGGCCCGGTGGCCATCAAACTGCTCCGCGAGGACCTCGCGTCCGACCAGGAGCTCGTGGGCCGCTTCGTCCAGGAGCGCACCGCCCTGCTCGGGCTGGACCACCCGCACGTGGTCGCCGTCCGCGACCTCGTGGTGGACGGCAACGACCTGGCCCTGGTCATGGACCTCGTGCGCGGCACCGACCTGCGCACCCGGCTGGACCGCGACCGCCGGCTCGCCCCCGAGGCGGCCGTGGCGATCATCGCGGACGTCGCCGACGGCCTCGCCGCCGCGCACGCCGCGGGCATCGTCCACCGGGACGTCAAGCCGGAGAACATCCTGCTCGACATGGAGGGCCCGCTCGGCCCCGGCAACTCGCACCCGGCGCTGCTCACCGACTTCGGCGTGGCCAAGCTGATCGACACCCCGCGCCGCACCAAGGCCACCAAGATCATCGGTACGCCGGACTACCTCGCCCCCGAGATAGTCGAGGGCCTCCCGCCCCGCGCCGCAGTCGACATCTACGCCCTCGCGACCGTCCTGTACGAACTCCTCGCCGGCTTCACGCCCTTCGGCGGCGGACACCCCGGCGCGGTCCTGCGCCGGCACGTCACCGAGGCGGTCGTCCCCCTCCCCGGCATCCCCGAGGAGCTCTGGCAGCTCCTGGTCCAGTGCCTGGCCAAGGCCCCGGCCTCCCGGCTGCGCGCCTCCGAGCTCGCCGCCCGGCTGCGCGAGCAGCTCCCGCAGCTGGCCGGCATCCCGCCGCTCGACGTCGACGAACCGGGCACCGAGGAACCGGAACCCCGGACGTACGACGAGCAGCAGTACACCCCCGCCCCCGAGGAACCCCGCCGCCGCGGCGCGGTCCCGCTGGTCCCCGGCTCCTCCGCCGACTCCAACCGCGACACCCACACCAGCATGCGGGTGCCGGGCCCCGACGAACTCTCCGGCGGCCCCCGCGGCACGGCCCGCGCCCCCCGTTCCCCCGGCACGCCCCGCCCCGGCTCGGCCCGCAACCGGTCCGCGGCCGTCCGCAAGCGCCGGCTGACCCTGGTCGCCGCCGCGCTGGTCCTGGTGGCGGCGGTGGGCGGCTGGCTGGCCCTGGGCGGCGACGACGGGGGCGCGCCCCCGCAGGAGACGGAGAAATCGGCCCCGGCCGAACCCTGA